From the genome of Papaver somniferum cultivar HN1 chromosome 2, ASM357369v1, whole genome shotgun sequence, one region includes:
- the LOC113348258 gene encoding protein NRT1/ PTR FAMILY 1.1-like isoform X1 produces the protein MEKVYSSQEGLDEPMTRSSQQHGGLKTMPFIIANEAFEKVATYGSTANMILYLTGAFNMEVVMGAQALFLWTAISYFLPIVGALVSDSYLGKFRVIVLASLFSLTGMVLLWLTTMIPSASPKEGEKATPAQLALLFSSFAFMAIGAGGIRPCSIAFGADQFNKPESPGNEGVLQTFFNWYYASVGVSIMVAVTIIVYIQDHKGWRFGFGIVVLLMLLSTILFVLGNPYYVKVKPTKSLFIGFAKVLVAAWKNKDLVLSPTNSIHACSYVYHHHRGSKLVAPTNNLSFLNKACIIRNPSEENLKLDGSARKPWSLCTVDQVEDLKSLMRVIPIWSTGIMVSVVVGQNSFFVLQAKNMNRHITSSFQFPAGSFVVFTILTYTIWLVVCDKIIVMLVSKVKKQKGSLTDKQRMGIGILLVCASMIVWALVENIRRKRAIEHGMSKIAHSVVDMSAFWLVPQHCLIGVSEAFNFIAQIKFYYTQFPKNMASIAVALFSVGVAVGNLVGTLIVKVVDKASKGSGNQSWLSSNLNQGHYDYYYWVLAVLSFVNFLYFLVCSWAYGSENNEEGIRVLGDDGEEVKEKNMHV, from the exons ATGGAGAAAGTTTATTCAAGCCAGGAAGGACTGGATGAACCCATGACAAGATCATCGCAGCAGCATGGCGGTCTTAAAACCATGCCCTTCATTATTG cgAATGAAGCATTTGAAAAGGTTGCAACTTATGGGTCGACGGCGAATATGATTTTATACTTGACCGGAGCTTTTAACATGGAAGTTGTGATGGGTGCTCAAGCTTTGTTCTTATGGACTGCCATATCATATTTTTTGCCGATTGTTGGAGCTTTGGTTTCTGATTCATACTTGGGTAAATTTAGGGTCATCGTTCTCGCATCACTATTTAGCCTCACT GGGATGGTTTTACTTTGGTTAACAACAATGATTCCATCAGCATCACCTAAGGAAGGCGAAAAAGCCACACCAGCCCAACTTGCTTTACTGTTTTCATCATTTGCGTTCATGGCAATTGGGGCTGGTGGTATTAGACCATGTTCAATAGCATTTGGAGCTGATCAATTTAACAAACCAGAAAGCCCTGGAAATGAAGGAGTTCTGCAAACTTTCTTCAACTGGTATTATGCATCTGTTGGAGTTTCAATCATGGTTGCCGTCACTATTATCGTTTATATACAAGATCATAAAGGATGGAGATTTGGTTTCGGTATTGTTGTTCTGCTAATGCTGTTATCCACTATCTTGTTCGTCTTGGGCAATCCGTATTATGTCAAGGTGAAACCAACTAAGAGTTTGTTTATCGGATTTGCAAAAGTTCTTGTGGCAGCTTGGAAGAACAAGGATCTTGTTCTTTCTCCAACGAATTCTATTCATGCATGCAGCTACGTATATCATCACCATAGAGGTTCAAAATTGGTCGCACCAACTAACAATCTAAG CTTTCTAAACAAAGCTTGTATAATCAGAAATCCTAGCGAAGAAAACTTGAAGCTAGACGGTTCAGCTAGAAAACCGTGGAGTTTATGCACAGTGGATCAGGTTGAAGATCTTAAATCATTAATGAGAGTAATTCCTATATGGTCAACCGGGATCATGGTTAGTGTAGTAGTCGGCCAGAATTCGTTTTTCGTACTTCAAGCAAAAAACATGAACAGACATATAACCTCTAGCTTCCAATTTCCAGCAGGCTCATTTGTGGTCTTCACAATCCTAACTTACACGATATGGTTAGTGGTATGCGATAAAATCATTGttatgttagtatcaaaagttaAAAAACAAAAAGGTTCACTCACAGATAAACAACGGATGGGTATAGGAATACTACTTGTATGTGCATCAATGATAGTTTGGGCCTTGGTGGAAAATATTCGACGCAAAAGAGCGATTGAACATGGGATGTCGAAAATTGCTCATTCCGTGGTCGATATGTCAGCTTTTTGGTTAGTGCCGCAACATTGCTTGATCGGAGTATCCGAGGCTTTTAATTTTATAGCACAAATCAAGTTTTATTATACTCAATTTCCTAAAAATATGGCTAGTATTGCCGTTGCTCTTTTCTCAGTTGGAGTGGCTGTTGGGAACTTGGTTGGAACTTTGATAGTAAAGGTTGTGGATAAAGCAAGTAAAGGAAGCGGAAATCAAAGTTGGCTTTCGAGTAACTTAAATCAGGGGCATTATGATTATTATTACTGGGTTCTTGCTGTTCTGAGTTTTGTTAATTTCTTGTACTTTCTTGTTTGTAGTTGGGCTTATGGTAGTGAAAACAATGAAGAAGGAATTAGAGTTTTAGGTGATGATGGGGAAgaggtgaaggagaaaaacatgcaTGTCTAG
- the LOC113348258 gene encoding protein NRT1/ PTR FAMILY 1.1-like isoform X2, with the protein MEKVYSSQEGLDEPMTRSSQQHGGLKTMPFIIANEAFEKVATYGSTANMILYLTGAFNMEVVMGAQALFLWTAISYFLPIVGALVSDSYLGKFRVIVLASLFSLTGMVLLWLTTMIPSASPKEGEKATPAQLALLFSSFAFMAIGAGGIRPCSIAFGADQFNKPESPGNEGVLQTFFNWYYASVGVSIMVAVTIIVYIQDHKGWRFGFGIVVLLMLLSTILFVLGNPYYVKVKPTKSLFIGFAKVLVAAWKNKDLVLSPTNSIHACSYVYHHHRGSKLVAPTNNLRNPSEENLKLDGSARKPWSLCTVDQVEDLKSLMRVIPIWSTGIMVSVVVGQNSFFVLQAKNMNRHITSSFQFPAGSFVVFTILTYTIWLVVCDKIIVMLVSKVKKQKGSLTDKQRMGIGILLVCASMIVWALVENIRRKRAIEHGMSKIAHSVVDMSAFWLVPQHCLIGVSEAFNFIAQIKFYYTQFPKNMASIAVALFSVGVAVGNLVGTLIVKVVDKASKGSGNQSWLSSNLNQGHYDYYYWVLAVLSFVNFLYFLVCSWAYGSENNEEGIRVLGDDGEEVKEKNMHV; encoded by the exons ATGGAGAAAGTTTATTCAAGCCAGGAAGGACTGGATGAACCCATGACAAGATCATCGCAGCAGCATGGCGGTCTTAAAACCATGCCCTTCATTATTG cgAATGAAGCATTTGAAAAGGTTGCAACTTATGGGTCGACGGCGAATATGATTTTATACTTGACCGGAGCTTTTAACATGGAAGTTGTGATGGGTGCTCAAGCTTTGTTCTTATGGACTGCCATATCATATTTTTTGCCGATTGTTGGAGCTTTGGTTTCTGATTCATACTTGGGTAAATTTAGGGTCATCGTTCTCGCATCACTATTTAGCCTCACT GGGATGGTTTTACTTTGGTTAACAACAATGATTCCATCAGCATCACCTAAGGAAGGCGAAAAAGCCACACCAGCCCAACTTGCTTTACTGTTTTCATCATTTGCGTTCATGGCAATTGGGGCTGGTGGTATTAGACCATGTTCAATAGCATTTGGAGCTGATCAATTTAACAAACCAGAAAGCCCTGGAAATGAAGGAGTTCTGCAAACTTTCTTCAACTGGTATTATGCATCTGTTGGAGTTTCAATCATGGTTGCCGTCACTATTATCGTTTATATACAAGATCATAAAGGATGGAGATTTGGTTTCGGTATTGTTGTTCTGCTAATGCTGTTATCCACTATCTTGTTCGTCTTGGGCAATCCGTATTATGTCAAGGTGAAACCAACTAAGAGTTTGTTTATCGGATTTGCAAAAGTTCTTGTGGCAGCTTGGAAGAACAAGGATCTTGTTCTTTCTCCAACGAATTCTATTCATGCATGCAGCTACGTATATCATCACCATAGAGGTTCAAAATTGGTCGCACCAACTAACAATCTAAG AAATCCTAGCGAAGAAAACTTGAAGCTAGACGGTTCAGCTAGAAAACCGTGGAGTTTATGCACAGTGGATCAGGTTGAAGATCTTAAATCATTAATGAGAGTAATTCCTATATGGTCAACCGGGATCATGGTTAGTGTAGTAGTCGGCCAGAATTCGTTTTTCGTACTTCAAGCAAAAAACATGAACAGACATATAACCTCTAGCTTCCAATTTCCAGCAGGCTCATTTGTGGTCTTCACAATCCTAACTTACACGATATGGTTAGTGGTATGCGATAAAATCATTGttatgttagtatcaaaagttaAAAAACAAAAAGGTTCACTCACAGATAAACAACGGATGGGTATAGGAATACTACTTGTATGTGCATCAATGATAGTTTGGGCCTTGGTGGAAAATATTCGACGCAAAAGAGCGATTGAACATGGGATGTCGAAAATTGCTCATTCCGTGGTCGATATGTCAGCTTTTTGGTTAGTGCCGCAACATTGCTTGATCGGAGTATCCGAGGCTTTTAATTTTATAGCACAAATCAAGTTTTATTATACTCAATTTCCTAAAAATATGGCTAGTATTGCCGTTGCTCTTTTCTCAGTTGGAGTGGCTGTTGGGAACTTGGTTGGAACTTTGATAGTAAAGGTTGTGGATAAAGCAAGTAAAGGAAGCGGAAATCAAAGTTGGCTTTCGAGTAACTTAAATCAGGGGCATTATGATTATTATTACTGGGTTCTTGCTGTTCTGAGTTTTGTTAATTTCTTGTACTTTCTTGTTTGTAGTTGGGCTTATGGTAGTGAAAACAATGAAGAAGGAATTAGAGTTTTAGGTGATGATGGGGAAgaggtgaaggagaaaaacatgcaTGTCTAG
- the LOC113348257 gene encoding probable inactive nicotinamidase At3g16190 — MAMEENGKNTALLIIDMQKDFVTPGSPVCVHGSQSIVPSVIKAVDIARLRGILVVWVVREHDSLGRDVELFRRHMYSGKKTDPLVKGSKGAELVDGLVITGNDYKLVKTRFSAFFGTNLHSFLQAADIKKLVVVGVQTPNCIRQTVFDAVELDYQSVTVIVDATAAGSPEVHVANIVDMKNVGVATPTLQEWCKSGA, encoded by the exons ATGGCCATGGAGGAGAACGGGAAGAACACAGCTCTACTCATCATAGACATGCAG AAAGATTTTGTAACTCCAGGAAGTCCAGTTTGTGTCCATGGAAGTCAATCTATTGTTCCTTCTGTCATAAAAGCTGTGGATATTGCAAGACTCCGCGGTATTCTTGTAGTTTGG GTTGTCCGAGAACATGATTCACTAGGAAGAGATGTTGAACTCTTCCGCAGACACATGTATAGTGGCAAGAAAACTGATCCTCTTGTCAAAGGAAGCAAAGGGGCAGAATTAGTTGACGGACTTGTGATCACTGGAAATGATTATAAGTTAGTTAAGACTCGATTTAGTGCTTTCTTTGGAACAAATCTTCATTCATTTCTTCAAGCTGCTGATATTAAGAAATTAGTTGTGGTTG GTGTTCAAACTCCAAATTGTATTAGACAGACTGTCTTTGATGCGGTAGAATTGGATTATCAGTCTGTTACAGTGATTGTTGATGCTACGGCAGCTGGTAGCCCTGAAGTACATGTGG CCAATATTGTGGACATGAAGAATGTTGGAGTAGCGACACCAACATTGCAGGAATGGTGCAAGTCTGGTGCATGA